CAGACAGTAGAAGAGGGAGCCTGGGCTTTGGTGGTGGAAAGGAAGGACCTGTAAGAAGACGGCACTGCATTGAGTGCACAGCTGCTACGTTTTTTGCAGCTACGTATTGCTACTCAATACGCATTTTGCCCTATTGTGCAGGCTTTTAGGGCCGGAGCCCCTGTTAGCTTCTGGGGACTGAGCGGTTGACAGGAGCCTCCAGGGAGGCTGCTGCCCAGGGCTCTGGCGCCTTTCTGAGTCTGCCCTTCACCTGGGAGAGCCTGCTGGTCCAAGGCTTGCTGGCCCCTGAGGGATGGGCGGCGTGAGGAGTGCCCTTGGCCCGCAAGCCCGGCTCCCTTGGTCCTCCGAGCGCAGCTCCTTGGTACCAGGGCTGCCAGGGCTCCACCCCCACCAGCTGCTGCGTTATTTCTGACTCATCCAGGAGTTACAAGTGTGTAACCCAAACCCCTCCACGCCCGGCTTCCTCgcccccagctcctcctggaGGGAGGAAACCCTGGGACTTCTGTCCTGGGACCTTTCTGCAGGTCGGGTCCCTGCTGCACCTGGACTCAGCTGCCACGTGCAGGAGCCATCCTGTGACAGGTGGGTGGGCTTGTGAGGGTGGCGGCAGCAAGCCCGGGCGGGTGTGTGTGCCCGCAGCCCCAGGCTCGCCGTCCCCATCGAGGGACTCCTTGGAGcccagcccaggaggcagcctcttGAACTCGTCAGGGACTTTTGCAGAGGGAGCTGTCTTGGTGTTTGGGGGCTGGGTACTGATCCCATGGCTTCTCCAGCTACAGGCTCCAGCCGGCTGCCTCTGATCACGTCACTTTGCTCATGGAAGTTGCTGGCTTTGAAAGACGGGGACACTTTGGGTTTCATGCAGCACATCTCCTGGGCTCATAGCAGGAGCCTTGCTGAGGGGTGGCTGGAAGGTAGAGCTGGCCAGAAGTCTGGGTCAGCTCAGCCACCTGGGCCTGACAGCTCCACACACAGAGGGGGCCGGCCACCAGTGCCTGCTCCGGGGAGATCCCTGCTCAGTCTGGCTGTCGGGCCAGCAGGCGTGAGGGAGGAACGGGCAACTCGCCACCTGCTCTGGGCTCTCAGAAACTAGCCCCTGATGCTACATGGGCGGCCTGACAACTCGTGTCGGTATGCAGGTATGTCTCGTCCTGACACCGCCCCACCCCATGCTTCTCCTTGCTCTGCAGGAGTCCCCAGAGCTGGCCAGGGGATGAACCGCGAGGGGGCCCCCGGGAAGAGTCCGGAGGAGATGTACGTTCAGCAGAAGGTCCGGGTGCTGCTTATGCTGAGGAAGATGGGCTCCAACGTGAGTACCTTCGGGGCATCGAGCAGCAGGCCCCCCAGGGAGGGTGCCTGATGCAGGCGGGCAGAGGGGCTGTAACCACCTTCTGTAGCAGCTGTGGTCTGGGGAAGGGGATGCCAGGCCTCTGGCTTGGCTGTGGCTAATTCAGGCTCCCGGGCACAGGCACCGGCATGTCCAGTTCGTCagggaactgaggctccaagTTTGGGCCAAGTGGGTGAGGGTCCTAAAGGCCCTgaccttcctctcctccactctCCGAGAGTCTTCCCTTCGTGGtgacctgggggcaggacagccACCGAGAGGGCAGCAGATGTGCAGTGGCCCTTCTCaacaggagagggaggggctccCCAAGCAGGGCCTGCCCTACGCTGGAATCCCGTCCCCGATCCGATCCCCGTGGCGAGGCCTGTGGGCCCCATGGACCAAGTTTCAGGGatgggagcagaggggagagggtgcTCACCCTGGAACTAAAAGGTCAGTTCTCAACAACAGAGGCCCAGGGAGCGGGTGCGGGCCACCCTTCACCCAGCCCTTTCGCCCTCGCAGCTGACGGCCAGCGAGGAGGAGTTCCTGCGCACCTACGCGGGGGTGGTCAACAGCCAGCTCAGCCAGCTACCCCAGCACTCCATCGACCAGGGTGAGTCCATCGACCAGGGTGAGTCTATCGACCAGGGTGAGTCCATCGACCAGGGTGAGTCGTCGAGGGCCCCCATGGCCAGCGACAGCAAGTTGTGGTTCCTTTGGAAAGCGTAGCTCCAGCCCTTCCAGATGGGTGGTCCATGAGAGAGAGATTTCGGGGCTGCAGCTCCCTCACCCACAGAGCTGAGCCCCGGGTGGCGGCAGTGTCTGGACGTGGAGCCTGCAGAGGCTCCAGAGCCTCCAGGCCggtcccttctccttccccagctggGAGCCAAGAACCCAATCAGGTAATGGGGGGATCCCTTTCTAGgcctgggggaggaagaggaagaaatggaggtgTTTGGGGGCCCCAGAGCTGCAGAGGCTCTGGTGGTTGCATTTCTTCAGCCTTTgcctgccccccccgccccagtaCCCTGTTCAGGACAAGGAAACCACCCTTGTGGGCAGGGGCCTGCTCTAGGTGCAGGCTGCACGGTGGCTGCTGTGTTCCTGGCTGTGCCCAGGAAGGTGGCCCCAGTGGCCCTGGAGGTCTCCGTGTGCCCAAGGGAGTTATTTCTCTTGAGTACCCTCAGCCAGTTGTAATAATGGTAGTGAGTAAAACTGAGTGTTTATTGTCTAGCAGGCTCGAGCTGCCAGCTTTATTACTTCTGCTTAGCAGGCAAGGAAACGGGTTCAGAAGCAAAAAGCCACTGCAGCCAGTTGCTGGGGGGCCCAGGATGCAAACCTGCAGCCCGATTGCAGAGCTGGGTTTGTCTCTGTCCTGGAGCCGCAGGAAGCTGCTGGGCACGTGATGGGCTCTCCCTTTCTGGAAGCCTTATCCTGACCCTGTAGCCCAGGACCCTGACCACCAGTTTCCAATTGCTTGGAATTCTTGGCCATTAAATCGTGCAGCCGGTGGCCTGCCTGGTGTGAGCAGGCTCCCAGGAGCAGAGTGCTGATGGGCGTGTTTGCTGatccctgaggctggggaggtgagCAGACCTGGCACACGGCACTGCTTTTCCTGAGGCTGCCCTTCTCCTGGATGTCACACGCAGGGCTCTGCCCTGGCGCAGGGCCCGGTTCCCGAGCTCTGACGCTGGGTGTGACCCAGCCTGTGCGTCCAAGTCAGCAGAAATGTACAGGGTGTTCCTGTGGCCCCAGCAGCTCCCAGGGACAGCCGCTCGCCCGGGCCACCCTCGTGCCGCAGCCTGTCTGCGCCAGCTGTGCTGTCAGCCACGGCTGGGGAGGAGATAAGGGGTGTGgagtctgcccccacccccacccccaccccgtcctgGGATATTTCTTCTGGGAGAGGTCTTTTCTCCTCCAGGGCTGATCTGGGTTTTAGCGTGgtccctctcccctgctccccaacTGTATTCACTTGAAACCCTCAGGCTTCTGAGTCCCTGGGGCATCACCTTTTCTCCCAGCCTGGTCTTGGGTCACTGGGTTAACCTGAATTTGAGCTTCAGGGGTAAGAATGCCTCTAAGTAGAAAGCTGttaatgggaaaataaatcaaaagaagctATAGAACTGTATGTCAGTATAGAAAACACCACCACATGCACTCTCCACCCCCCGCCCATATATACACACGCACGAATGTATGTGTATAGAGCAAAAGAAGCTGAAAGAATATTTACCAGGTTGTTTGTAGAAAATTTTGATAGAGGGTGGAACCACATAAGGGACTTTGACTTTCCAAGTCACACATTTTTTTGTAAAACTAAGTTTTTTAACATTGCGCATACATTTCTTTTACAAtaagggaagttttttttttagattctgagtttttttttggtttcctatt
This sequence is a window from Physeter macrocephalus isolate SW-GA chromosome 3, ASM283717v5, whole genome shotgun sequence. Protein-coding genes within it:
- the CTNNBIP1 gene encoding beta-catenin-interacting protein 1 isoform X1, translating into MNREGAPGKSPEEMYVQQKVRVLLMLRKMGSNLTASEEEFLRTYAGVVNSQLSQLPQHSIDQGESIDQGESIDQGESIDQGAEDVVMAFSRSETEDRRQ
- the CTNNBIP1 gene encoding beta-catenin-interacting protein 1 isoform X3, with translation MNREGAPGKSPEEMYVQQKVRVLLMLRKMGSNLTASEEEFLRTYAGVVNSQLSQLPQHSIDQGAEDVVMAFSRSETEDRRQ
- the CTNNBIP1 gene encoding beta-catenin-interacting protein 1 isoform X2, encoding MNREGAPGKSPEEMYVQQKVRVLLMLRKMGSNLTASEEEFLRTYAGVVNSQLSQLPQHSIDQGESIDQGAEDVVMAFSRSETEDRRQ